The following proteins are co-located in the Pseudobacteriovorax antillogorgiicola genome:
- a CDS encoding response regulator — translation MYHDNIVFAGNETETIQQSFHRTGPLVVVDDDLAQQKIVENCYKKSKSKVDLEFFRSGEEFIAWLCSPGAEGRSPKMVLLDINMPGLDGFDVLNELKQRDILCEIPTIVMLSTSNSKEDIEKSLDLGADAFWPKPMSLVEYVDFFKSLD, via the coding sequence ATGTATCATGATAATATCGTCTTCGCAGGGAATGAAACTGAAACAATTCAGCAATCGTTTCATAGAACTGGACCTTTAGTTGTGGTGGACGATGATCTAGCCCAACAAAAAATTGTGGAGAACTGCTACAAAAAATCAAAGAGCAAGGTAGACCTTGAATTCTTTAGAAGTGGAGAGGAATTTATAGCCTGGCTTTGCTCCCCTGGAGCAGAAGGGCGGTCTCCAAAAATGGTCCTGCTGGACATTAATATGCCAGGTTTAGATGGCTTCGATGTCTTAAATGAGTTGAAGCAACGGGATATCCTTTGTGAAATTCCAACTATTGTCATGCTCAGCACCTCAAATTCCAAGGAAGATATCGAAAAATCTCTTGATCTTGGCGCCGATGCTTTCTGGCCAAAGCCCATGTCTCTGGTGGAATATGTGGATTTTTTCAAGAGCTTGGATTGA
- a CDS encoding MATE family efflux transporter, whose protein sequence is MESAARMKILSLTWPIFLETLLRMLFMNVDVLMLSSYSDQAVAAVGLINQVGFFIIILLSMVSNGASVLIAQHHGAGETASGRKVISSAVQMILGFSLLISLGTYFLARPVVGLYQLEAEVMAYAVEYLEIYALFTFGLGLNVCFGAILKSYGFTKEAMYVNLFANGLNVLGNYLTLFGPFGLPVLGVQGVAYSTVISQSLAGVMLLTLVLRKKDLPWELRDITSWSREHSRRILAIGIPSAGEVLSYNLTQIVILYFISQMGTASLSAYSYAIGVMRLIFLTAVSIGQALVILVGYHVGAGRTKEAYHSVNRCFGLSFGVSLALAGIVALLRDPIIAIFTEDPETAHMTSVLLIWAIVLEPGRTLNLIFINGLRGAGDVQFPVKIGILCMWGIAVVNSYLLGIVAGIGILGVWIAFSMDEWIRGLVMMRRWRQRGWETNRLTTH, encoded by the coding sequence ATGGAATCTGCTGCTCGAATGAAAATCCTAAGCCTGACTTGGCCGATATTCTTGGAAACTTTGCTTCGCATGCTGTTTATGAATGTTGATGTCTTAATGCTCAGTAGCTATTCAGACCAAGCGGTCGCAGCTGTTGGGTTGATCAATCAGGTTGGGTTTTTCATTATTATCCTCCTGTCTATGGTATCAAACGGCGCTAGCGTGTTGATTGCCCAGCATCATGGTGCTGGCGAAACCGCCTCCGGTCGAAAAGTGATCAGCTCTGCTGTACAGATGATTTTAGGTTTCTCGCTTCTCATCAGTCTAGGTACTTACTTTCTAGCGAGGCCTGTTGTTGGGCTATATCAGCTTGAAGCAGAAGTGATGGCTTATGCGGTAGAGTACCTTGAAATCTATGCCCTGTTTACCTTTGGGCTGGGACTCAATGTTTGTTTTGGGGCAATTTTAAAATCCTATGGCTTCACTAAGGAAGCGATGTATGTGAATCTTTTTGCCAATGGGCTTAACGTGCTGGGTAATTATCTGACCTTGTTCGGGCCTTTTGGTTTGCCTGTTTTGGGAGTGCAAGGAGTTGCCTATTCCACTGTTATTAGCCAAAGTTTGGCAGGGGTTATGTTGCTGACCTTAGTGTTGCGCAAAAAGGATCTCCCTTGGGAGCTACGCGACATAACTTCATGGAGTCGTGAGCACAGCCGGCGAATCCTGGCGATCGGTATTCCCTCTGCAGGGGAGGTCCTATCTTACAACCTCACCCAAATTGTGATTCTCTATTTCATCTCGCAGATGGGTACTGCAAGTCTTTCTGCATACTCCTATGCCATTGGCGTGATGAGATTGATTTTTCTTACCGCAGTCTCCATTGGCCAGGCTCTGGTGATTCTAGTTGGCTATCATGTAGGCGCTGGTCGTACAAAGGAAGCATATCATAGTGTAAATCGTTGCTTTGGGCTTTCTTTTGGAGTGTCCTTAGCCTTGGCTGGGATTGTTGCCTTGCTGAGAGATCCGATTATCGCGATATTTACGGAAGATCCAGAAACGGCGCATATGACTAGCGTGCTTCTGATCTGGGCCATTGTCTTAGAACCAGGAAGAACACTGAACTTGATTTTCATCAATGGGCTACGGGGAGCTGGAGACGTTCAGTTTCCAGTGAAAATCGGCATCCTTTGCATGTGGGGGATCGCAGTAGTTAATTCTTACCTTCTAGGAATCGTTGCTGGAATTGGGATCCTAGGCGTTTGGATTGCCTTTTCCATGGACGAGTGGATTCGAGGGCTTGTTATGATGAGACGATGGCGCCAGCGAGGCTGGGAAACCAATCGACTCACCACACATTAA
- a CDS encoding family 16 glycosylhydrolase, with product MKTMGLWIGILMIGPVPSAFSASTQEARYAPSYAGMTVDYVKHEQWVGNPYGAGYWETTWYEPFDGEKINRQVWNVVVGTDAEVNNEQQWYVDEEGVEDNLWVADGFLNLKVQKENRTFNGRTKPFSSARLSSHNKIDRVNGAWEARLVFWSGGGARGVWPAFWVLGSRLYSSTQFSCWPTYGAREMDIFEFVANESRVASNRIVTNFIDGDGCGRPRYNRYDPFVSAYEWHTYRLEFYGGEVKIFIDGKFIRAVSWNSFVDQSYHTILNVAIGGDFGGPIVWN from the coding sequence ATGAAAACAATGGGATTATGGATTGGTATTCTGATGATCGGCCCCGTGCCAAGCGCTTTTTCAGCGTCAACCCAAGAAGCGCGGTATGCCCCCTCGTATGCGGGGATGACTGTCGACTATGTGAAACATGAGCAATGGGTAGGCAACCCTTATGGTGCAGGCTACTGGGAAACTACCTGGTACGAGCCATTCGACGGCGAAAAAATAAATCGTCAGGTCTGGAATGTTGTAGTTGGAACAGATGCCGAGGTCAATAACGAACAACAGTGGTATGTAGATGAAGAAGGCGTCGAAGACAATCTTTGGGTAGCCGATGGTTTTTTGAATCTGAAGGTCCAAAAAGAGAATCGTACCTTCAATGGCAGGACCAAACCATTTAGCTCAGCGCGCCTAAGCTCCCATAATAAAATTGATCGGGTAAACGGCGCTTGGGAGGCAAGATTAGTTTTTTGGAGCGGTGGCGGTGCTCGTGGGGTTTGGCCGGCATTTTGGGTTCTTGGATCACGACTCTACAGTTCCACTCAATTTAGCTGTTGGCCCACTTACGGAGCCAGAGAAATGGATATTTTTGAATTTGTCGCCAATGAAAGCCGCGTAGCATCCAATAGAATTGTTACCAACTTCATTGATGGCGATGGCTGTGGTCGCCCTCGATACAACCGCTATGACCCCTTTGTATCCGCCTATGAATGGCACACTTACCGGCTAGAGTTTTATGGTGGCGAAGTTAAAATCTTCATCGATGGTAAGTTTATCAGAGCCGTGAGCTGGAACTCATTTGTGGATCAAAGCTATCATACGATCTTAAATGTAGCTATCGGAGGAGACTTCGGTGGCCCCATCGTATGGAACTAG
- a CDS encoding DUF427 domain-containing protein → MKSIRAVWEGVIVAETNDPIVVEGNYYFPAKAIQTEYLQPSETRTHCPWKGEAAYFSLKVGDKTLEDCAWTYPTPTEEASRIKNYYAFWKGVDIVKETEEERSQRIAIVTKQFSESLANDGDHRAIFDKVRTFLSNLGGDALFSTLPLDFVEELSFFNFQNSNNLCFHANHKGEINAINPTFEWALNHLPDFQGQTLAQFLDAFEIIDGPKHEEFFETLKSHGWVRIPKIRTKKDSQWTYYTLDVAITKHGDLESLQGVQGELVNITHEVELSQSLAAAEANRKSLLDGLKTGLFFFDSKGQVAPERSQILETILPNSKSYKSIHDFASRYSKVKAENVSTCLQLLWQDEDDGFFSDFSSTISMLPSKSVITVDGRQRDITFEYRPVYSMAEKLDKVIVLVSDVTEQLRNEREVRYQAERIKKISKAAANQEAFQGFYRESSAFFERADQQIKDTSDLSQLKRDLHTLKGSVGTYEFSAVAAQIHSLEDKIEDGELQSAPTEVSDHWQKIYAMWSDQICDILAVLGLNQGQDHVAIERSKLAKIEAYSESLQDQQLQNLVSSLFQYSPAEVFAKYVDYMEQLNKRFPEKSVRVNFSPESCELTYEEIQKLDGALIHMFRNGFDHGIEEQAIRLERGKPAQGVIHISTKRSSTDNSLTLTISDDGAGINGQKLAEKALRSGYWSQERFDQAQDKDRFQLIFAANLSAKDEVSDVSGRGVGMDAVKTFIEELGGRIELDSKTGKGTRFTITIPGGADRKLGKVA, encoded by the coding sequence ATGAAATCCATCCGCGCAGTTTGGGAAGGAGTCATAGTTGCAGAAACTAATGACCCTATAGTCGTTGAGGGCAATTATTACTTTCCTGCAAAGGCCATTCAGACCGAATACCTCCAGCCTAGTGAAACAAGAACTCATTGTCCCTGGAAAGGGGAGGCTGCCTATTTTTCCTTAAAAGTCGGAGATAAGACTCTAGAAGATTGTGCTTGGACGTATCCCACTCCCACAGAAGAAGCTAGCCGGATCAAGAATTACTATGCCTTCTGGAAAGGCGTTGATATTGTCAAGGAAACGGAAGAAGAGCGTAGCCAACGTATCGCGATTGTAACCAAACAATTCTCAGAAAGCCTCGCAAACGATGGTGACCATAGAGCCATTTTCGATAAAGTCCGCACCTTTCTATCCAATTTAGGGGGTGATGCGCTATTTTCCACCTTACCACTAGACTTCGTGGAAGAGCTAAGTTTCTTCAATTTCCAAAACTCGAACAACCTTTGTTTCCACGCCAACCATAAAGGTGAGATTAATGCCATCAACCCTACTTTTGAGTGGGCACTCAATCATCTACCCGATTTTCAAGGGCAAACCCTCGCCCAATTCCTGGATGCCTTTGAGATCATCGATGGACCGAAGCACGAAGAATTTTTTGAAACTCTAAAGTCTCATGGTTGGGTTCGGATTCCCAAAATCCGCACAAAAAAGGATAGTCAATGGACCTACTACACTCTTGATGTTGCCATCACCAAGCATGGTGACTTGGAATCTCTTCAGGGTGTTCAAGGAGAATTAGTCAACATCACACATGAAGTCGAGCTTTCCCAGTCACTCGCTGCTGCTGAGGCCAACCGTAAGAGCTTGCTCGATGGTTTGAAAACAGGACTTTTCTTCTTTGACTCCAAGGGTCAAGTAGCACCAGAACGATCGCAAATTTTAGAGACTATTCTTCCAAACAGCAAGTCCTATAAAAGTATCCATGACTTTGCCAGTCGCTACAGTAAAGTCAAAGCCGAAAACGTCTCCACTTGCTTGCAACTTCTATGGCAAGATGAAGATGATGGCTTCTTTAGCGACTTCTCGTCGACGATTTCCATGCTACCGAGCAAGTCTGTCATAACAGTGGATGGTCGGCAGCGAGACATCACCTTTGAATACCGCCCGGTCTATAGCATGGCCGAAAAACTCGATAAAGTTATTGTGCTGGTTTCAGATGTCACAGAGCAGCTTCGCAACGAGAGAGAGGTTCGATACCAAGCAGAGAGAATCAAGAAAATATCGAAAGCAGCTGCCAACCAGGAAGCGTTCCAAGGGTTTTATAGAGAATCATCAGCTTTTTTTGAACGGGCAGATCAGCAGATCAAGGATACCAGTGATCTTTCCCAACTCAAACGAGATCTGCATACTCTCAAAGGCTCGGTGGGAACATATGAATTTTCTGCTGTTGCCGCTCAAATTCACAGTCTAGAAGATAAAATTGAAGATGGAGAGTTGCAATCAGCCCCCACAGAAGTGAGTGATCATTGGCAAAAGATTTATGCCATGTGGTCTGATCAAATATGCGATATTCTCGCAGTTTTAGGTCTTAACCAAGGCCAGGACCATGTGGCGATCGAAAGAAGCAAGCTAGCAAAGATTGAGGCCTATAGTGAGTCTTTGCAGGACCAACAACTTCAGAATTTAGTGAGCAGCCTTTTCCAATATTCACCTGCTGAAGTGTTTGCCAAATATGTGGATTATATGGAGCAGCTTAACAAGCGTTTTCCTGAGAAATCGGTAAGGGTCAATTTCAGCCCCGAAAGTTGCGAACTTACTTACGAAGAGATTCAAAAACTTGATGGTGCTCTCATCCACATGTTCCGCAACGGCTTTGACCACGGAATAGAAGAGCAGGCAATCCGCCTGGAGCGGGGTAAGCCTGCCCAAGGGGTGATTCACATTTCTACGAAGCGAAGCTCAACAGATAATAGTCTCACTCTGACGATCTCGGATGATGGCGCAGGCATCAACGGCCAAAAGCTAGCAGAAAAAGCCCTTAGAAGTGGCTACTGGAGCCAAGAACGATTTGATCAGGCTCAAGACAAGGATCGTTTTCAGCTCATCTTCGCTGCGAATCTTTCTGCTAAGGATGAGGTCTCTGATGTTTCAGGGAGAGGTGTGGGCATGGATGCGGTCAAGACCTTTATTGAGGAACTTGGCGGTCGTATCGAACTCGACTCAAAGACAGGAAAAGGAACCCGCTTTACGATCACGATCCCTGGAGGAGCGGATCGCAAGCTTGGAAAAGTAGCCTAG
- a CDS encoding outer membrane beta-barrel protein: MKLQAWILLGGLAVSASPSLSKEKVGEIWDTDRIQRRVEARNYSFFSFGPNAMNNMGVDDGGVSVTYGHIWETTPYAAIKLGAEGAFYFGDENASIAAGTLGANFYLTPTEVSPYVGFDLGYGAAATDVEGIDNVSGWAGGATVGVALFRTSSVQMHITARYLQIFTDNKKGQPSQGTLGLGVAF, encoded by the coding sequence ATGAAATTACAAGCATGGATCCTACTCGGCGGACTTGCGGTTAGTGCAAGCCCCTCATTAAGTAAAGAGAAAGTTGGCGAAATCTGGGATACTGATCGTATCCAACGCCGTGTTGAAGCGCGAAACTATAGCTTCTTCTCTTTCGGACCCAACGCCATGAACAACATGGGAGTCGACGATGGTGGTGTTAGCGTGACTTATGGTCACATCTGGGAAACGACTCCCTATGCAGCCATTAAGTTAGGTGCAGAAGGTGCTTTCTACTTTGGTGATGAGAATGCATCGATTGCAGCTGGAACCTTAGGTGCAAACTTCTATCTCACTCCTACTGAAGTTTCTCCCTATGTTGGTTTTGACCTTGGATACGGTGCAGCCGCCACCGACGTGGAAGGCATCGACAATGTTTCAGGTTGGGCTGGTGGTGCCACTGTTGGTGTCGCATTGTTCCGTACTTCCAGCGTTCAAATGCATATCACTGCTCGGTACTTGCAGATTTTCACAGATAATAAAAAAGGTCAGCCTAGCCAGGGGACTTTGGGCCTTGGGGTTGCGTTTTAA
- the rarD gene encoding EamA family transporter RarD — protein MTSDFQKGFLFSVGSFVSWGVLPIYWKHLGYYPPFDLVWFRMLSTAGIMALILMFWTKKRRFISQMNVKVFAKLWLSGTMLSINWLVYVWAILDGRVLECSLGYYINPLVNVFLGAIVLKERLHVLQKSAVALAMMGVGIFSIGVGTLPWVSLVLAGSFGVYGLLKKTLKIEPISAFTVESVGMLSWVLLATLWLDLGAYAWQEAGSSIPLYLALASTGLVTVIPMLMYNIGVQLIPLGLIGMLQFLAPTIKFLLGVLVFNEPFGVVQLLGFIFIWFSLVLYVAPTTRFLRPRAVC, from the coding sequence ATGACCTCTGATTTTCAAAAGGGTTTTCTTTTTTCGGTAGGTAGTTTTGTATCTTGGGGAGTTCTGCCAATCTATTGGAAACACCTGGGCTACTACCCACCTTTCGATCTCGTCTGGTTTCGTATGCTATCTACCGCTGGCATCATGGCACTTATCCTCATGTTCTGGACAAAGAAGCGCCGTTTCATATCTCAAATGAATGTTAAGGTATTTGCTAAATTATGGCTCTCGGGCACCATGCTCAGTATCAACTGGTTGGTTTATGTCTGGGCGATACTTGATGGGCGAGTATTAGAGTGTTCGCTCGGGTATTATATCAATCCTCTGGTCAATGTGTTTCTCGGGGCCATCGTACTTAAGGAACGCTTGCATGTTCTTCAAAAGAGTGCTGTTGCTCTCGCCATGATGGGTGTGGGAATCTTCTCAATCGGTGTGGGAACCCTACCTTGGGTGTCTCTTGTCTTAGCTGGGAGCTTTGGGGTTTACGGACTCTTAAAGAAGACCCTAAAGATCGAACCTATATCTGCCTTTACGGTTGAAAGCGTTGGCATGTTGAGCTGGGTGCTCCTAGCGACCTTATGGCTAGATTTGGGTGCTTATGCCTGGCAGGAAGCGGGATCCAGCATACCCTTATATCTAGCTTTGGCCAGCACTGGTTTGGTTACCGTGATTCCTATGCTTATGTATAATATTGGCGTGCAATTGATCCCCTTAGGGCTTATCGGTATGCTACAGTTTTTAGCCCCGACCATTAAGTTTCTATTAGGTGTTTTGGTATTTAACGAACCTTTTGGCGTGGTTCAACTGCTAGGGTTTATCTTTATTTGGTTCAGCCTAGTGCTGTATGTGGCTCCTACCACAAGATTTTTGCGCCCTAGAGCTGTATGTTAG
- a CDS encoding class I SAM-dependent methyltransferase yields MRSRILRYYNDFAGRYQKVLPHKTDSWQFLQQFLSSPMQTGSIAPSSGLLAKAMSAGLWHYETGRHLVEYGPGTGALTKRIVHGMPSHSTYTAIEINPGFVESMGRKYPQIDTILGSAENVKALVPQADVVISGLPFFNLPSSFGHKVLEETHGVLAHDGFFRTFMYLPTYSSRKMRLWRAYAQELFPHIETTLVPVNFPPAVVVTLYKSKPVAKIEA; encoded by the coding sequence ATGAGATCAAGAATTCTTAGATATTATAATGACTTCGCTGGCCGATACCAAAAGGTATTACCTCATAAAACTGACAGCTGGCAGTTCCTGCAGCAGTTTCTTTCAAGCCCCATGCAAACCGGCTCCATCGCTCCCTCATCAGGGCTTTTGGCGAAGGCCATGTCTGCTGGTCTTTGGCACTATGAAACTGGGCGACATTTAGTCGAGTACGGACCAGGCACGGGGGCTCTTACCAAGCGTATTGTTCATGGCATGCCGAGCCATAGCACTTATACCGCGATTGAAATCAATCCGGGCTTTGTAGAGTCGATGGGGCGAAAATATCCTCAGATTGACACCATTCTTGGTTCTGCAGAGAATGTCAAAGCACTTGTTCCGCAAGCGGATGTAGTGATTTCTGGCTTGCCATTTTTTAACTTACCTAGCAGCTTTGGTCACAAAGTTTTGGAAGAAACCCACGGGGTGCTTGCACATGACGGCTTCTTCCGAACATTCATGTATCTCCCGACCTATAGCTCTCGCAAAATGAGGCTTTGGCGAGCCTATGCCCAGGAGTTGTTTCCTCACATCGAAACCACGCTAGTACCGGTTAACTTTCCTCCGGCCGTGGTCGTGACACTTTACAAAAGCAAACCCGTCGCCAAGATCGAAGCCTAG
- a CDS encoding AI-2E family transporter, which translates to MITTKRTAKHSVYQGKSKEHSVQKPNFYWQINVLCVLACVYTIYFAQALLLPIFMSLILYFLLAPFVRICHRWYIPKLASATFIMASFLSIIGFGISSLVGPANEWLKRAPNDISLLEGKLTAIKQPFEQITTAAKKVEEVTAVGTGTDQSIEVTQYPGLGDMVFDVTSEAFMTIASTLVLLFFFLVYGEVFLRKLDQIFSQDRRGKFDGSIVRSIKAGISIYLLTYTTINICLGAIASFVFWILDMPNPVLWGALAGCLNYIPYIGPMVGVVIISMVSLLSFESNVQAMLPPTIYFIINAIEGQIITPILLGQRLSLNPLVVLLSIILWGWTWGAAGAILSAPLLAVFKIICENVPSLRNFRKLIEI; encoded by the coding sequence ATGATCACAACAAAAAGAACCGCAAAGCATTCGGTATATCAAGGTAAGAGTAAGGAGCACTCAGTTCAGAAACCCAACTTCTATTGGCAGATCAATGTTCTTTGTGTACTTGCGTGCGTGTATACGATTTACTTCGCCCAAGCCCTCCTGCTACCGATATTTATGAGCCTTATTCTATACTTTTTGCTGGCACCCTTTGTTAGGATCTGTCACCGTTGGTACATACCTAAGTTAGCCAGTGCAACGTTTATCATGGCATCGTTTCTATCGATTATAGGTTTCGGAATATCATCACTGGTTGGCCCGGCCAATGAATGGCTCAAACGAGCGCCCAACGATATATCGCTCTTGGAAGGCAAATTAACAGCCATTAAGCAGCCATTCGAACAGATTACCACTGCTGCAAAAAAGGTCGAGGAAGTCACAGCAGTCGGGACCGGAACAGACCAATCGATCGAAGTAACTCAATATCCAGGTTTGGGAGACATGGTCTTCGATGTTACCAGTGAAGCTTTTATGACCATTGCGTCGACTCTCGTTTTACTCTTCTTTTTTCTAGTCTATGGCGAAGTGTTTTTAAGAAAGCTGGATCAGATATTTAGCCAAGATCGACGAGGGAAATTCGATGGGAGTATCGTTCGAAGTATCAAAGCAGGGATCTCTATTTATTTGCTGACCTATACCACAATTAATATATGCCTCGGTGCTATCGCATCATTTGTTTTTTGGATACTTGATATGCCGAACCCTGTCCTGTGGGGTGCCCTCGCCGGATGCTTAAACTACATTCCCTATATTGGCCCCATGGTTGGAGTCGTTATTATCAGTATGGTGTCGTTGCTTAGCTTCGAATCCAACGTTCAAGCCATGCTACCGCCAACAATATACTTTATCATCAATGCCATCGAGGGCCAGATCATTACTCCGATTCTCCTGGGTCAGCGACTGAGCCTCAATCCGCTTGTTGTCTTGCTATCGATTATCCTTTGGGGCTGGACCTGGGGAGCCGCTGGAGCCATTCTGTCAGCTCCACTCCTGGCTGTATTCAAGATCATTTGTGAGAATGTCCCTTCTTTAAGAAACTTCAGAAAGCTGATTGAGATCTAA
- a CDS encoding DUF2868 domain-containing protein, with the protein MTKSWGTRIPMPMRRFKLPDLMDYELKISQDQESSMEELQERDRQIAASISFDEKTDQRSRLLIQWLDKIRSREKQDWPGPIYTHLYKYILVVSAIVACVLGSSSTRLLLSYNGTTPINVIPILGFFVIFQTAMLTIGLGFRSITRLRGASAQSSIHQGAYPGLVGAVMLYLERVVKRKIRRSPSWRTLDQSLSRVHQLYCNIEAMLSLQALLFFSLLFNISALVTMICTGVFYDLAFSWSTSLHMASGEFHQFIQVLGSPFAWLIPEAVPSESTVLASQFIRLEDRYSYQGSIPNLDRQTYHQTWWLFLCVSVCFYSVLPRFVLLIVLRLRMSRELSKLSFDDYASETLFKRLKGFHQGWSNDDQRPISLQDKNTETFSPQTTMVFNEKDYYLVFWRDVPSDEVDLKSSLAQPSLNIVKSYHANGTATDLDIISHDLKSLVTSHRTALLILCDSWELPGEAIQKLINRLRDEGLESLPILFYPIQWSKEDPSGEEPEERRLWKTSIADLKDPYVGLFSLGE; encoded by the coding sequence ATGACTAAGTCTTGGGGAACCAGAATACCAATGCCAATGAGACGTTTTAAGCTTCCAGATCTTATGGACTACGAGCTGAAGATAAGTCAGGACCAAGAGTCTTCAATGGAAGAGCTGCAAGAGCGAGACCGACAGATTGCTGCCAGTATTAGCTTTGACGAGAAAACCGACCAGCGATCAAGACTCCTTATCCAATGGCTCGATAAGATTCGCTCCCGAGAAAAACAAGATTGGCCTGGCCCTATCTATACTCATCTCTATAAGTACATACTTGTTGTTTCCGCCATCGTTGCATGTGTGCTCGGTAGCTCAAGTACTCGACTTTTGTTGAGCTATAACGGCACGACTCCGATAAACGTCATTCCAATTTTAGGCTTCTTTGTGATCTTTCAAACAGCGATGCTTACCATTGGACTAGGCTTCCGTTCTATTACAAGGTTACGCGGAGCAAGTGCACAGTCATCTATTCATCAGGGTGCTTACCCCGGTTTAGTAGGAGCAGTAATGCTCTACCTTGAACGGGTTGTGAAACGAAAAATAAGGCGAAGTCCATCTTGGCGGACACTAGATCAAAGCCTGAGCAGGGTGCATCAACTATACTGCAACATCGAAGCTATGCTATCGCTGCAAGCCTTGCTATTCTTCTCACTGTTGTTCAACATTAGCGCTCTTGTTACGATGATCTGCACGGGAGTGTTCTATGACTTAGCGTTCTCCTGGAGCACAAGCCTTCATATGGCATCGGGCGAGTTTCATCAGTTCATTCAAGTCCTCGGATCGCCGTTTGCTTGGCTGATTCCTGAAGCTGTTCCTAGCGAAAGCACTGTATTAGCGAGCCAGTTTATTCGTCTTGAAGATCGCTATTCCTATCAAGGCAGCATCCCCAACCTAGACCGGCAAACCTACCATCAAACCTGGTGGCTGTTCTTGTGCGTTTCCGTTTGTTTTTATAGTGTCCTACCCCGCTTCGTCCTCTTAATAGTACTTCGCTTGAGAATGTCGAGAGAACTTAGCAAGCTTAGCTTTGACGACTATGCCAGTGAAACTCTTTTCAAACGTTTGAAAGGCTTCCACCAAGGTTGGAGCAACGATGACCAACGGCCCATATCGCTACAAGACAAGAACACGGAAACCTTCTCCCCCCAAACCACAATGGTCTTCAATGAGAAAGACTATTATCTTGTGTTTTGGCGGGACGTACCCAGTGATGAAGTCGATCTAAAATCGAGTCTCGCTCAACCGTCGCTAAATATCGTGAAAAGCTATCACGCCAATGGAACCGCGACAGATCTAGATATAATTTCCCATGATCTCAAATCTCTAGTTACAAGTCATAGAACCGCATTGCTAATTCTGTGTGACTCGTGGGAGCTGCCAGGTGAAGCCATTCAAAAGCTGATCAATAGGCTTAGAGATGAAGGCCTAGAGTCTTTGCCCATTCTTTTCTACCCTATACAATGGAGCAAAGAAGATCCTTCAGGCGAAGAGCCTGAAGAGAGAAGACTATGGAAAACAAGTATTGCTGATTTGAAAGACCCCTACGTTGGTCTATTCAGTCTTGGAGAATAA